In Dioscorea cayenensis subsp. rotundata cultivar TDr96_F1 chromosome 11, TDr96_F1_v2_PseudoChromosome.rev07_lg8_w22 25.fasta, whole genome shotgun sequence, a single genomic region encodes these proteins:
- the LOC120271952 gene encoding ABC transporter B family member 1 isoform X2, whose translation MSQEESQEIKGKKKRGEQWNWPEMQGFQFPSPPKEKEDLLVIEISERASSTPPPPGGATMPSSPPPLTTTTSSTSLTTSPGVEDTNGKEEVGEKKKKKKKKKLENQPSVAFGQLFRFADGLDWVLMVIGTVGAIIHGCSLPIFFRFFADLVHSFGSNYDNPDAMLREVIKYAFYFLVVGAAIWGSSWAEIACWMWTGERQTTRMRIEFLKSALNQDVRYFDTEVRTSDIIYAINAESVVVQDAISEKLGNFIHYMATFVSGFVVGFTAVWQMALVTLAVVPLIAIIGGIHTTTLAKLSSKSQDALSQASNIAEQALAQIRTVHSYVGESRALQAYSLALKVAQRIGYRSGLAKGIGLGATYFTVFCCYALLLWYGGYLVRHHHTNGGLAIATMFAVMIGGLALGQSAPSMAAFGKAKASATKIYQTIDHKPSIDRNSETGIELGTVTGHVELKNINFAYPSRPEVPILCNFSLNVAAGKTMALVGSSGSGKSTVVSLIERFYDPSSGQVLLDGQDIKSLKLRWLRQQIGLVSQEPALFATSIRENLLLGREDATQVEIEEAARVANAHSFIIKLQDGYDSQVGERGLQLSGGQKQRIAIARAMLKNPAILLLDEATSALDSESEKLVQEALDRFMIGRTTLVIAHRLSTIRKADTVAVLQNGSVSELGTHDELIGRGDSGLYAKLIRMQEQAHEAALASASRKSSARPSSARNSVSSPVYGRNSSYGRSPYSRRLSDFSTSDFSLPYDPNHRPAEKLAFRDQASSFWRLAKMNSPEWVYALIGSIGSMVCGSISAFFAYVLSAVLSVYYARDYNHMKHEINQYCYLLIGVSSAAMLFNTLQHLFWDVVGENLTKRVREKMLFAVLRNEIAWFDQEENASARVAARLSLDAHNVRSAIGDRISVIVQNSALMLVACTAGFVLQWRLALVLVAVFPVVVAATVLQKMFMTGFSGDLEAAHAKATQIAGEAVANVRTVAAFNSETKITKLFAENLQTPLRRCFWKGQIAGSGFGVAQFLLYASYTLGLWYAAWLVKHNISDFSKTIRVFMVLMVSANGAAETLTLAPDFIKGGRAMRSVFEVIDRKTEIEPDDPDASSVPDRLRGDVELKHVDFAYPSCPDMPVLKDLTLRARAGKTLALVGPSGCGKSSVIALIQRFYEPSSGRVLIDGKDIRKYNLKALRKAMAMVPQEPCLFAATIKENIAYGCDSATEAEIIEAATQANAHKFISALPQGYETFVGERGVQLSGGQRQRVAIARALIKKAQIVLLDEATSALDLESERCVQQALDRAASGRTMIVIAHRLSTIRGAHTIAVIDEGKVVEQGSHSHLLNHFPDGCYARMLHLQRFSRNSPANGPGGPSTSLRPEDG comes from the exons ATGTCACAAGAAGAAAGTCAGGAGATAAAGGGAAAGAAGAAGCGTGGGGAGCAATGGAACTGGCCAGAGATGCAGGGATTCCAGTTCCCTTCTCCTCCTAAAGAGAAAGAAGACTTGCTTGTCATTGAGATTTCAGAAAGAGCTTCTTCTA ctcctcctcctcctggtGGAGCCACTAtgccttcttctcctcctcctcttactactactactagtaGTACTTCATTAACAACATCTCCTGGTGTTGAAGATACTAATGGGAAGGAGGAGgttggagagaagaagaagaagaagaagaagaagaagctggaGAACCAACCTTCTGTTGCTTTTGGTCAGTTGTTTCGTTTTGCTGATGGTTTGGATTGGGTCTTGATGGTCATTGGCACTGTGGGTGCTATCATTCATGGTTGTTCTCTTCCTATCTTTTTTCGCTTCTTTGCTGATCTTGTCCACTCTTTTGGTTCCAATTATGATAACCCTGATGCTATGCTCCGTGAGGTCATCAAG TATGCTTTCTACTTCCTTGTTGTTGGAGCTGcaatttggggatcttcttggGCTG agaTTGCATGCTGGATGTGGACTGGAGAAAGGCAAACCACCAGAATGAGGATTGAGTTTCTCAAATCAGCTCTAAACCAAGATGTTCGTTACTTTGACACTGAGGTTCGCACTTCTGACATCATCTACGCCATTAACGCCGAGTCAGTCGTCGTCCAAGACGCCATTAGTGAGAAG CTCGGCAATTTCATTCACTACATGGCCACATTTGTTTCCGGGTTTGTCGTCGGGTTTACTGCCGTCTGGCAAATGGCTCTTGTGACTCTAGCTGTTGTTCCTCTTATCGCCATTATCGGCGGCATTCACACAACTACATTGGCCAAGCTTTCATCCAAGAGCCAGGATGCTCTGTCTCAGGCTAGCAACATTGCTGAACAA GCACTGGCACAAATCAGGACGGTGCATTCATATGTAGGTGAATCAAGAGCTCTGCAGGCTTACTCGTTGGCATTGAAGGTGGCGCAGAGGATTGGCTACCGGAGTGGACTTGCTAAAGGGATTGGGCTCGGTGCGACGTATTTCACCGTCTTTTGTTGTTATGCTCTCTTGCTTTGGTATGGTGGATACCTTGTTCGCCATCACCACACCAATGGTGGCCTTGCCATTGCTACCATGTTTGCTGTCATGATCGGAGGACT GGCTCTTGGGCAGTCGGCGCCGAGCATGGCTGCCTTTGGGAAGGCAAAGGCATCGGCAACGAAGATATATCAGACGATTGATCACAAGCCATCGATTGATCGGAACAGCGAGACAGGAATTGAGTTAGGAACAGTCACAGGGCATGTGGAGCTGAAAAATATTAACTTTGCTTATCCTTCAAGGCCAGAGGTTCCAATTCTCTGCAACTTCTCACTCAATGTTGCTGCAGGGAAGACAATGGCATTGGTTGGCAGCAGTGGCTCTGGGAAGAGCACTGTTGTTTCCCTCATTGAAAGGTTCTATGATCCATCTTCAG GACAAGTGCTGCTGGATGGGCAGGATATAAAGAGTCTGAAGTTGAGGTGGTTAAGGCAGCAGATTGGTCTGGTGAGTCAAGAGCCTGCATTGTTTGCAACATCAATCAGAGAGAATTTACTGCTGGGAAGGGAAGATGCCACACAAGTTGAGATTGAGGAAGCTGCAAGAGTTGCCAATGCTCACTCCTTCATAATCAAGCTCCAAGATGGCTATGATTCTCAG GTTGGAGAAAGAGGTTTACAACTCTCCGGCGGGCAAAAACAGCGAATTGCCATCGCCAGAGCAATGCTGAAAAACCCGGCAATTCTCCTCCTCGACGAAGCCACCAGCGCACTCGACTCTGAGTCAGAGAAGCTGGTGCAAGAAGCTCTAGACCGGTTCATGATCGGAAGAACAACATTGGTAATAGCTCATCGCTTGTCAACCATTCGCAAGGCTGACACCGTGGCCGTGCTCCAGAATGGTTCTGTATCAGAACTAGGAACACATGATGAGCTCATAGGACGAGGTGATTCTGGCCTCTACGCAAAGCTCATCCGCATGCAAGAGCAAGCGCACGAGGCCGCGCTGGCGAGTGCGTCTCGCAAGAGCAGCGCACGCCCGTCCAGCGCGCGCAATTCTGTCAGCTCCCCAGTCTATGGCCGTAATTCATCCTACGGCCGCTCGCCGTACTCTCGTCGTCTCTCGGATTTTTCCACCTCCGACTTCAGCCTCCCTTATGACCCCAACCACCGCCCGGCGGAGAAACTCGCATTCCGTGACCAAGCAAGCTCTTTCTGGCGTCTTGCCAAGATGAACTCGCCGGAGTGGGTCTATGCACTTATTGGTTCTATTGGATCAATGGTTTGTGGCTCCATCTCGGCATTCTTCGCCTACGTCCTCAGCGCGGTTCTCAGTGTTTACTATGCTCGTGACTACAATCACATGAAGCATGAGATCAACCAATACTGTTACCTTCTCATTGGCGTCTCCTCCGCGGCCATGCTCTTCAACACCCTGCAACACTTGTTCTGGGACGTTGTTGGTGAGAACCTCACCAAACGTGTCCGTGAGAAGATGCTGTTCGCTGTGCTAAGAAATGAAATAGCTTGGTTCGACCAAGAAGAGAATGCCAGTGCTCGTGTTGCTGCACGTCTCTCATTAGATGCCCACAATGTGCGCTCAGCCATTGGAGATAGAATCTCCGTCATTGTGCAAAACTCGGCACTTATGCTTGTTGCTTGCACGGCCGGGTTTGTCCTCCAGTGGCGCCTAGCACTTGTGCTCGTCGCCGTCTTTCCAGTTGTTGTCGCTGCCACTGTTCTTCAAAAAATGTTCATGACTGGGTTCTCCGGAGACCTCGAAGCAGCTCATGCCAAAGCAACACAGATTGCCGGAGAAGCAGTAGCTAATGTGCGAACTGTTGCTGCATTCAATTCAGAAACAAAGATCACCAAATTATTCGCCGAGAATTTACAAACACCACTCCGGCGTTGCTTCTGGAAAGGCCAGATTGCCGGGAGTGGTTTCGGAGTTGCTCAATTCTTGCTCTATGCTTCATATACTCTCGGTCTCTGGTATGCAGCTTGGCTGGTGAAACACAACATATCAGATTTCTCTAAAACCATTAGAGTTTTCATGGTGCTCATGGTCTCGGCCAATGGTGCGGCGGAGACACTAACACTAGCTCCGGACTTCATCAAGGGTGGTCGAGCCATGCGCTCAGTGTTTGAAGTTATTGATCGGAAAACTGAGATAGAGCCTGATGACCCTGACGCAAGTTCAGTCCCAGATCGACTACGCGGCGATGTGGAACTAAAGCATGTTGATTTTGCCTACCCATCATGCCCAGACATGCCTGTGCTCAAAGACCTCACACTGCGTGCGCGTGCAGGGAAAACGTTGGCACTGGTCGGACCAAGTGGTTGTGGGAAAAGCTCAGTAATTGCTCTTATCCAACGGTTCTACGAGCCAAGCTCCGGCCGTGTGCTCATTGATGGTAAAGACATCAGGAAATACAACCTTAAAGCTCTGCGCAAGGCCATGGCAATGGTGCCACAAGAACCATGCCTGTTTGCAGCTACAATCAAAGAGAACATTGCTTATGGTTGTGATTCTGCGACCGAAGCCGAGATCATTGAGGCTGCAACACAAGCCAATGCGCATAAGTTTATATCGGCATTGCCACAGGGATACGAGACATTTGTCGGAGAAAGAGGCGTGCAGTTGTCTGGTGGACAGCGGCAGAGGGTCGCTATTGCTCGGGCATTGATAAAGAAGGCTCAGATTGTGCTTCTTGATGAGGCGACAAGCGCATTAGACTTGGAATCAGAACGATGCGTGCAACAAGCATTGGATAGAGCAGCTAGCGGCCGGACAATGATCGTTATTGCCCATAGGCTTTCGACAATAAGGGGAGCTCACACTATTGCTGTGATAGACGAAGGGAAGGTGGTCGAGCAGGGATCGCACTCGCATCTGCTCAACCATTTCCCGGACGGATGTTATGCCAGAATGCTTCATTTACAGCGTTTCTCGCGGAATTCTCCAGCGAATGGTCCCGGAGGGCCTTCGACAAGCCTGAGGCCGGAAGATGGCTGA
- the LOC120271952 gene encoding ABC transporter B family member 1 isoform X3, whose translation MSQEESQEIKGKKKRGEQWNWPEMQGFQFPSPPKEKEDLLVIEISERASSTAVTPPPPPPPPPPPDTNGKEEVGEKKKKKKKKKLENQPSVAFGQLFRFADGLDWVLMVIGTVGAIIHGCSLPIFFRFFADLVHSFGSNYDNPDAMLREVIKYAFYFLVVGAAIWGSSWAEIACWMWTGERQTTRMRIEFLKSALNQDVRYFDTEVRTSDIIYAINAESVVVQDAISEKLGNFIHYMATFVSGFVVGFTAVWQMALVTLAVVPLIAIIGGIHTTTLAKLSSKSQDALSQASNIAEQALAQIRTVHSYVGESRALQAYSLALKVAQRIGYRSGLAKGIGLGATYFTVFCCYALLLWYGGYLVRHHHTNGGLAIATMFAVMIGGLALGQSAPSMAAFGKAKASATKIYQTIDHKPSIDRNSETGIELGTVTGHVELKNINFAYPSRPEVPILCNFSLNVAAGKTMALVGSSGSGKSTVVSLIERFYDPSSGQVLLDGQDIKSLKLRWLRQQIGLVSQEPALFATSIRENLLLGREDATQVEIEEAARVANAHSFIIKLQDGYDSQVGERGLQLSGGQKQRIAIARAMLKNPAILLLDEATSALDSESEKLVQEALDRFMIGRTTLVIAHRLSTIRKADTVAVLQNGSVSELGTHDELIGRGDSGLYAKLIRMQEQAHEAALASASRKSSARPSSARNSVSSPVYGRNSSYGRSPYSRRLSDFSTSDFSLPYDPNHRPAEKLAFRDQASSFWRLAKMNSPEWVYALIGSIGSMVCGSISAFFAYVLSAVLSVYYARDYNHMKHEINQYCYLLIGVSSAAMLFNTLQHLFWDVVGENLTKRVREKMLFAVLRNEIAWFDQEENASARVAARLSLDAHNVRSAIGDRISVIVQNSALMLVACTAGFVLQWRLALVLVAVFPVVVAATVLQKMFMTGFSGDLEAAHAKATQIAGEAVANVRTVAAFNSETKITKLFAENLQTPLRRCFWKGQIAGSGFGVAQFLLYASYTLGLWYAAWLVKHNISDFSKTIRVFMVLMVSANGAAETLTLAPDFIKGGRAMRSVFEVIDRKTEIEPDDPDASSVPDRLRGDVELKHVDFAYPSCPDMPVLKDLTLRARAGKTLALVGPSGCGKSSVIALIQRFYEPSSGRVLIDGKDIRKYNLKALRKAMAMVPQEPCLFAATIKENIAYGCDSATEAEIIEAATQANAHKFISALPQGYETFVGERGVQLSGGQRQRVAIARALIKKAQIVLLDEATSALDLESERCVQQALDRAASGRTMIVIAHRLSTIRGAHTIAVIDEGKVVEQGSHSHLLNHFPDGCYARMLHLQRFSRNSPANGPGGPSTSLRPEDG comes from the exons ATGTCACAAGAAGAAAGTCAGGAGATAAAGGGAAAGAAGAAGCGTGGGGAGCAATGGAACTGGCCAGAGATGCAGGGATTCCAGTTCCCTTCTCCTCCTAAAGAGAAAGAAGACTTGCTTGTCATTGAGATTTCAGAAAGAGCTTCTTCTACTGCTGttactcctcctcctcctcctcctcctcctcctcctcctg ATACTAATGGGAAGGAGGAGgttggagagaagaagaagaagaagaagaagaagaagctggaGAACCAACCTTCTGTTGCTTTTGGTCAGTTGTTTCGTTTTGCTGATGGTTTGGATTGGGTCTTGATGGTCATTGGCACTGTGGGTGCTATCATTCATGGTTGTTCTCTTCCTATCTTTTTTCGCTTCTTTGCTGATCTTGTCCACTCTTTTGGTTCCAATTATGATAACCCTGATGCTATGCTCCGTGAGGTCATCAAG TATGCTTTCTACTTCCTTGTTGTTGGAGCTGcaatttggggatcttcttggGCTG agaTTGCATGCTGGATGTGGACTGGAGAAAGGCAAACCACCAGAATGAGGATTGAGTTTCTCAAATCAGCTCTAAACCAAGATGTTCGTTACTTTGACACTGAGGTTCGCACTTCTGACATCATCTACGCCATTAACGCCGAGTCAGTCGTCGTCCAAGACGCCATTAGTGAGAAG CTCGGCAATTTCATTCACTACATGGCCACATTTGTTTCCGGGTTTGTCGTCGGGTTTACTGCCGTCTGGCAAATGGCTCTTGTGACTCTAGCTGTTGTTCCTCTTATCGCCATTATCGGCGGCATTCACACAACTACATTGGCCAAGCTTTCATCCAAGAGCCAGGATGCTCTGTCTCAGGCTAGCAACATTGCTGAACAA GCACTGGCACAAATCAGGACGGTGCATTCATATGTAGGTGAATCAAGAGCTCTGCAGGCTTACTCGTTGGCATTGAAGGTGGCGCAGAGGATTGGCTACCGGAGTGGACTTGCTAAAGGGATTGGGCTCGGTGCGACGTATTTCACCGTCTTTTGTTGTTATGCTCTCTTGCTTTGGTATGGTGGATACCTTGTTCGCCATCACCACACCAATGGTGGCCTTGCCATTGCTACCATGTTTGCTGTCATGATCGGAGGACT GGCTCTTGGGCAGTCGGCGCCGAGCATGGCTGCCTTTGGGAAGGCAAAGGCATCGGCAACGAAGATATATCAGACGATTGATCACAAGCCATCGATTGATCGGAACAGCGAGACAGGAATTGAGTTAGGAACAGTCACAGGGCATGTGGAGCTGAAAAATATTAACTTTGCTTATCCTTCAAGGCCAGAGGTTCCAATTCTCTGCAACTTCTCACTCAATGTTGCTGCAGGGAAGACAATGGCATTGGTTGGCAGCAGTGGCTCTGGGAAGAGCACTGTTGTTTCCCTCATTGAAAGGTTCTATGATCCATCTTCAG GACAAGTGCTGCTGGATGGGCAGGATATAAAGAGTCTGAAGTTGAGGTGGTTAAGGCAGCAGATTGGTCTGGTGAGTCAAGAGCCTGCATTGTTTGCAACATCAATCAGAGAGAATTTACTGCTGGGAAGGGAAGATGCCACACAAGTTGAGATTGAGGAAGCTGCAAGAGTTGCCAATGCTCACTCCTTCATAATCAAGCTCCAAGATGGCTATGATTCTCAG GTTGGAGAAAGAGGTTTACAACTCTCCGGCGGGCAAAAACAGCGAATTGCCATCGCCAGAGCAATGCTGAAAAACCCGGCAATTCTCCTCCTCGACGAAGCCACCAGCGCACTCGACTCTGAGTCAGAGAAGCTGGTGCAAGAAGCTCTAGACCGGTTCATGATCGGAAGAACAACATTGGTAATAGCTCATCGCTTGTCAACCATTCGCAAGGCTGACACCGTGGCCGTGCTCCAGAATGGTTCTGTATCAGAACTAGGAACACATGATGAGCTCATAGGACGAGGTGATTCTGGCCTCTACGCAAAGCTCATCCGCATGCAAGAGCAAGCGCACGAGGCCGCGCTGGCGAGTGCGTCTCGCAAGAGCAGCGCACGCCCGTCCAGCGCGCGCAATTCTGTCAGCTCCCCAGTCTATGGCCGTAATTCATCCTACGGCCGCTCGCCGTACTCTCGTCGTCTCTCGGATTTTTCCACCTCCGACTTCAGCCTCCCTTATGACCCCAACCACCGCCCGGCGGAGAAACTCGCATTCCGTGACCAAGCAAGCTCTTTCTGGCGTCTTGCCAAGATGAACTCGCCGGAGTGGGTCTATGCACTTATTGGTTCTATTGGATCAATGGTTTGTGGCTCCATCTCGGCATTCTTCGCCTACGTCCTCAGCGCGGTTCTCAGTGTTTACTATGCTCGTGACTACAATCACATGAAGCATGAGATCAACCAATACTGTTACCTTCTCATTGGCGTCTCCTCCGCGGCCATGCTCTTCAACACCCTGCAACACTTGTTCTGGGACGTTGTTGGTGAGAACCTCACCAAACGTGTCCGTGAGAAGATGCTGTTCGCTGTGCTAAGAAATGAAATAGCTTGGTTCGACCAAGAAGAGAATGCCAGTGCTCGTGTTGCTGCACGTCTCTCATTAGATGCCCACAATGTGCGCTCAGCCATTGGAGATAGAATCTCCGTCATTGTGCAAAACTCGGCACTTATGCTTGTTGCTTGCACGGCCGGGTTTGTCCTCCAGTGGCGCCTAGCACTTGTGCTCGTCGCCGTCTTTCCAGTTGTTGTCGCTGCCACTGTTCTTCAAAAAATGTTCATGACTGGGTTCTCCGGAGACCTCGAAGCAGCTCATGCCAAAGCAACACAGATTGCCGGAGAAGCAGTAGCTAATGTGCGAACTGTTGCTGCATTCAATTCAGAAACAAAGATCACCAAATTATTCGCCGAGAATTTACAAACACCACTCCGGCGTTGCTTCTGGAAAGGCCAGATTGCCGGGAGTGGTTTCGGAGTTGCTCAATTCTTGCTCTATGCTTCATATACTCTCGGTCTCTGGTATGCAGCTTGGCTGGTGAAACACAACATATCAGATTTCTCTAAAACCATTAGAGTTTTCATGGTGCTCATGGTCTCGGCCAATGGTGCGGCGGAGACACTAACACTAGCTCCGGACTTCATCAAGGGTGGTCGAGCCATGCGCTCAGTGTTTGAAGTTATTGATCGGAAAACTGAGATAGAGCCTGATGACCCTGACGCAAGTTCAGTCCCAGATCGACTACGCGGCGATGTGGAACTAAAGCATGTTGATTTTGCCTACCCATCATGCCCAGACATGCCTGTGCTCAAAGACCTCACACTGCGTGCGCGTGCAGGGAAAACGTTGGCACTGGTCGGACCAAGTGGTTGTGGGAAAAGCTCAGTAATTGCTCTTATCCAACGGTTCTACGAGCCAAGCTCCGGCCGTGTGCTCATTGATGGTAAAGACATCAGGAAATACAACCTTAAAGCTCTGCGCAAGGCCATGGCAATGGTGCCACAAGAACCATGCCTGTTTGCAGCTACAATCAAAGAGAACATTGCTTATGGTTGTGATTCTGCGACCGAAGCCGAGATCATTGAGGCTGCAACACAAGCCAATGCGCATAAGTTTATATCGGCATTGCCACAGGGATACGAGACATTTGTCGGAGAAAGAGGCGTGCAGTTGTCTGGTGGACAGCGGCAGAGGGTCGCTATTGCTCGGGCATTGATAAAGAAGGCTCAGATTGTGCTTCTTGATGAGGCGACAAGCGCATTAGACTTGGAATCAGAACGATGCGTGCAACAAGCATTGGATAGAGCAGCTAGCGGCCGGACAATGATCGTTATTGCCCATAGGCTTTCGACAATAAGGGGAGCTCACACTATTGCTGTGATAGACGAAGGGAAGGTGGTCGAGCAGGGATCGCACTCGCATCTGCTCAACCATTTCCCGGACGGATGTTATGCCAGAATGCTTCATTTACAGCGTTTCTCGCGGAATTCTCCAGCGAATGGTCCCGGAGGGCCTTCGACAAGCCTGAGGCCGGAAGATGGCTGA